In the genome of Neisseria animaloris, one region contains:
- a CDS encoding cell division protein ZipA C-terminal FtsZ-binding domain-containing protein has translation MSETTLIILVLGLAIILGIIAYNMYQENKYRQQVREQFGHSDKDALMGSKTDFVRDGKSQEQTGVPIRPLRQKDISEPQDDTPAMVQPKDDLFAARVSAAAASKPDIEIEFEDDFTETVIKPELKPAEAAFDFKQMPAPVFSQTKLYGKRKLLLDLQDLTKLELPWFDHRFDYMAYISLSEPQELHAIPRLAGRHRFQIAGCTMDDRFQIAEPIPSVYYQGFIIGLQAISRSGLATTQEIEHFGAQVNSFAEKMNGGLLLTDVETFLNIARPLDELCARVDQTIAMHLVSRGTVSGIELRSAVESLGFELGVDGAFHLPDENGEPLFSIVTLDNAPFTSSLLSSQAYRGFSMLFDITHVPAGEKQFNRFMDLAVKLSSTLGLDLVNDKLEELSTQWLKDVRSYVLARQDEMKKVGIEPGGQLAQRLFS, from the coding sequence ATGAGTGAAACAACGCTGATTATTCTCGTTTTAGGCTTGGCCATCATCCTCGGCATCATCGCCTACAACATGTATCAAGAAAACAAATACCGCCAGCAGGTGCGCGAACAATTCGGCCATTCCGATAAAGATGCGCTGATGGGCAGCAAAACCGACTTCGTGCGCGACGGCAAATCGCAAGAGCAAACCGGCGTTCCCATCCGCCCACTGCGCCAAAAAGACATTTCGGAACCCCAAGACGACACACCTGCAATGGTGCAGCCGAAAGACGACTTATTCGCCGCCCGAGTATCCGCCGCGGCCGCCAGCAAGCCCGACATCGAAATCGAATTTGAAGACGATTTCACCGAAACCGTTATCAAGCCTGAGCTGAAACCCGCTGAAGCCGCTTTCGATTTCAAACAAATGCCCGCTCCCGTGTTTTCGCAAACCAAACTTTACGGCAAGCGCAAGCTGCTGCTGGATTTGCAGGATTTAACCAAACTCGAACTGCCGTGGTTTGACCACCGCTTCGACTATATGGCTTACATTTCCCTGAGCGAACCGCAAGAACTGCACGCCATTCCGCGTCTGGCCGGCCGCCACCGCTTCCAAATCGCCGGCTGCACCATGGACGACCGCTTCCAAATCGCCGAACCGATTCCCAGCGTTTACTACCAAGGCTTCATCATCGGCCTGCAAGCCATCAGCCGCAGCGGTTTGGCCACCACTCAGGAAATCGAGCATTTCGGCGCGCAGGTCAACAGCTTTGCCGAAAAAATGAACGGCGGCCTGCTGCTTACCGATGTGGAAACCTTCCTGAACATCGCCCGCCCGCTCGACGAACTGTGCGCCCGCGTCGACCAAACCATCGCCATGCATCTGGTTTCCCGCGGCACCGTAAGCGGCATCGAACTGCGCTCGGCCGTAGAAAGTTTGGGCTTCGAGCTCGGCGTAGACGGCGCGTTCCACCTGCCCGACGAAAACGGCGAACCGCTGTTCAGCATCGTTACGCTCGACAACGCACCGTTTACCTCCAGCCTGCTTTCCAGCCAAGCCTACCGTGGCTTCAGCATGCTGTTCGACATCACCCACGTGCCCGCCGGCGAAAAACAGTTCAACCGCTTTATGGATTTGGCCGTAAAACTTTCCAGCACCTTGGGCTTGGATTTGGTTAACGACAAACTGGAAGAACTTTCCACCCAATGGCTGAAAGATGTCCGCAGCTATGTGCTGGCGCGTCAGGACGAAATGAAAAAAGTCGGCATCGAACCCGGCGGACAATTGGCGCAACGTCTCTTTTCTTAA
- the ligA gene encoding NAD-dependent DNA ligase LigA — protein MNNTARRIQELTEQLNRYAYEYYTLDAPTVPDAEYDRLFRELEALEAAHPDLRLPESPTQRVGGMPLDGFESVRHTVPMLSLNNAFSPQNENGAFDHAEMLAFDERVRGGLSGIQPEYVIEPKFDGLAISLLYRNGVLVQAATRGDGTTGEDVTQNIKTIANIPLKLRGDNLPSLLEVRGEVLMLKADFAALNEKQAADNQKLFANPRNAAAGSLRQLDSRITAKRRLHFFAYGIARIEGGARLEEHIQELAYLSELGFSLPHGQFGAFPNIAEILAFYEQMSQKRPELPYEIDGMVVKVNSLAQQETLGFVSRAPRWAIAHKFPAEEALTVVEAIDVQVGRTGAVTPVARLQPVFVGGVTVTNATLHNEGETQRKDVRIGDTVVVRRAGDVIPEVVRVVFERRPMQTIAETVSDGLQNDLFAEPVKPSENVQNEQIPLYPQYRLPERCPICASEIEREEGEAVARCSGGMLCQAQRAQGLIHFASRKAMDIDGLGQRQIEQLVVQNLVQHFADLYRLDVPTLQLMKENADKEQAADAGETVSDGLKTTAKKQSPTKWAENILAGIEASKQPELARFLFALGIRHVGERTAKSLAQAFGTLENVRRAPEPVLACLPDIGTVVARSIAHFFAQPEQQAMIDELLAVGVVPQDQTVTLPLSQYVTPAKWLSRLPGFKISETKAAALWDLAGKNTDGLLNDNALNADWQQWRNQPENAALLLSMRQFLEQMPSENEASVSDGLNRAVAGKTFVLTGTLPTLKRDEAQAMIEAAGGKVSGSVSKKTDYVVAGEAAGSKLEKANALGVAVLDEAQLTALLNP, from the coding sequence ATGAACAACACCGCCCGCCGCATTCAAGAACTTACCGAACAGCTCAACCGCTACGCTTACGAATACTATACCCTCGACGCGCCCACCGTGCCCGATGCCGAGTACGACAGGCTTTTCCGCGAACTCGAAGCCCTCGAAGCCGCACACCCCGATTTGCGTCTGCCCGAAAGCCCCACACAGCGCGTCGGCGGCATGCCTTTGGACGGCTTTGAAAGCGTGCGCCATACCGTACCGATGCTGTCGCTGAACAATGCTTTTTCGCCGCAAAACGAAAACGGCGCATTCGATCACGCCGAAATGCTGGCGTTTGACGAGCGCGTGCGCGGCGGATTATCCGGCATTCAACCCGAATACGTTATCGAACCCAAATTCGACGGCCTCGCCATCAGCCTGCTCTACCGCAACGGCGTGCTGGTTCAGGCGGCCACGCGCGGCGATGGCACCACCGGCGAAGACGTTACCCAAAATATCAAAACCATTGCCAATATCCCGTTGAAACTGCGCGGCGACAACCTGCCATCGCTGCTTGAAGTGCGCGGCGAAGTGCTGATGCTCAAAGCCGATTTTGCCGCCTTAAACGAGAAACAGGCTGCCGACAATCAAAAACTGTTTGCCAACCCGCGCAATGCCGCAGCGGGCAGCCTGCGCCAACTCGATTCGCGCATCACCGCCAAACGCCGTCTGCATTTTTTCGCTTACGGCATCGCCCGCATCGAAGGCGGCGCACGTTTGGAAGAGCATATTCAGGAGCTGGCTTATTTGTCCGAACTCGGTTTCAGCCTGCCGCACGGACAATTCGGCGCTTTCCCGAATATCGCCGAAATACTGGCATTTTACGAACAAATGTCGCAAAAACGCCCCGAACTGCCGTATGAAATCGACGGCATGGTGGTAAAAGTAAACAGTTTGGCGCAGCAGGAAACTCTGGGTTTCGTTTCCCGCGCGCCGCGCTGGGCCATCGCGCACAAATTCCCCGCCGAAGAAGCCTTAACCGTGGTCGAAGCGATTGACGTTCAGGTCGGCCGCACCGGTGCCGTTACCCCCGTCGCCCGCTTGCAGCCGGTGTTTGTCGGCGGTGTTACCGTAACCAACGCCACGCTGCACAACGAAGGCGAAACGCAACGCAAAGACGTGCGCATCGGCGATACCGTGGTAGTGCGCCGCGCGGGAGACGTGATTCCCGAAGTGGTGCGCGTAGTATTTGAACGCCGCCCGATGCAAACCATTGCCGAAACCGTTTCAGACGGCCTGCAAAACGATTTGTTTGCCGAACCGGTTAAGCCGTCTGAAAACGTACAAAACGAACAAATACCGCTTTACCCCCAATACCGCCTGCCCGAACGCTGCCCGATCTGCGCCAGCGAAATCGAACGCGAAGAAGGCGAAGCCGTGGCCCGTTGCAGCGGCGGCATGTTGTGCCAAGCCCAGCGCGCGCAAGGGCTGATTCATTTTGCTTCGCGCAAAGCGATGGATATCGACGGCTTAGGCCAGCGGCAAATTGAGCAGTTGGTCGTCCAAAATCTGGTGCAGCATTTCGCCGACCTTTACCGTTTGGACGTACCGACCTTGCAGCTGATGAAAGAAAACGCCGATAAGGAACAGGCTGCCGATGCCGGCGAAACGGTTTCAGACGGCCTCAAAACAACGGCTAAAAAACAGTCGCCGACCAAGTGGGCGGAAAACATCCTCGCCGGTATCGAAGCCAGCAAGCAGCCCGAACTCGCCCGTTTTCTGTTCGCCCTCGGCATCCGCCACGTCGGCGAGCGCACGGCCAAATCGCTGGCTCAAGCGTTCGGCACGCTGGAAAACGTGCGCCGCGCCCCCGAACCCGTGCTGGCCTGCCTGCCCGACATCGGTACCGTCGTCGCCCGTTCCATCGCCCATTTTTTCGCCCAACCGGAGCAGCAGGCCATGATAGACGAACTGCTTGCCGTAGGCGTTGTTCCGCAAGACCAAACCGTTACCCTGCCCCTTTCCCAATATGTTACTCCGGCCAAATGGCTCAGCCGCCTGCCCGGTTTCAAAATCAGCGAAACCAAAGCCGCCGCCTTGTGGGATTTGGCCGGCAAAAATACAGACGGCCTGTTGAACGACAACGCGTTGAATGCCGACTGGCAGCAATGGCGCAACCAACCCGAAAATGCAGCCCTTTTACTGTCTATGCGGCAGTTTCTGGAACAGATGCCGTCTGAAAACGAAGCATCCGTTTCAGACGGCCTCAACCGAGCCGTAGCCGGCAAAACCTTCGTGCTTACCGGCACTTTGCCGACGCTGAAACGCGACGAAGCACAAGCCATGATTGAAGCCGCTGGCGGAAAAGTTTCCGGCAGCGTATCGAAAAAAACCGATTATGTGGTCGCAGGCGAAGCGGCGGGCAGCAAACTGGAAAAAGCCAATGCGCTAGGAGTGGCGGTATTGGATGAAGCGCAGTTGACGGCTTTATTGAATCCGTAG
- the galU gene encoding UTP--glucose-1-phosphate uridylyltransferase GalU, whose amino-acid sequence MKPIKKAVFPVAGMGTRFLPATKASPKEMLPIVDKPLIQYAVEEAVAAGCTEMVFVTGRNKRSIEDHFDKAYELETELEHRNKEKLLAHVRDILPPEITCLYIRQAEALGLGHAVLCAKAAVGDNPFAVILADDLIDAPQGALKQMVDIYNQTGNSVLGVETVDPSQTGSYGIVEIENLKNYKRITNIVEKPKPEEAPSNLAVVGRYILTPRIFDLLTNLPRGAGNEIQLTDGIARLLDHEFVLAHAFEGTRYDCGSKIGYLEATLAYGLKHPETGDAFRELLKQYAEKA is encoded by the coding sequence ATGAAACCGATTAAAAAAGCCGTATTCCCCGTTGCCGGTATGGGCACCCGCTTTCTGCCGGCCACCAAAGCCAGCCCGAAAGAAATGCTGCCGATTGTCGACAAACCGCTGATCCAATATGCCGTAGAAGAAGCCGTAGCCGCTGGTTGTACCGAAATGGTGTTCGTTACCGGCCGCAACAAACGCAGCATCGAAGACCACTTCGACAAAGCCTACGAATTGGAAACCGAGCTGGAACACCGCAACAAAGAAAAACTGCTCGCACATGTGCGCGACATTCTGCCGCCCGAAATTACCTGCCTGTATATCCGCCAAGCCGAAGCATTGGGGTTGGGACACGCAGTACTGTGTGCCAAAGCCGCCGTCGGCGACAACCCGTTTGCCGTGATTTTGGCCGACGACTTGATCGACGCACCGCAAGGCGCATTGAAGCAGATGGTGGATATCTACAACCAAACCGGCAACAGCGTTTTAGGCGTAGAAACTGTCGACCCCTCGCAAACCGGCTCATACGGTATCGTTGAAATCGAAAACCTCAAAAACTACAAACGCATCACCAATATCGTTGAAAAACCCAAGCCCGAAGAAGCACCTTCTAATCTGGCCGTGGTCGGACGCTACATTCTCACCCCGCGCATTTTCGACCTGCTCACCAACCTGCCGCGCGGTGCGGGTAACGAAATCCAACTTACCGACGGCATCGCCCGCCTGCTGGATCACGAGTTTGTGCTGGCACATGCTTTTGAAGGCACCCGCTACGACTGCGGCAGCAAAATCGGTTATCTGGAAGCCACCCTCGCCTACGGTTTGAAGCACCCCGAAACCGGCGACGCTTTCCGCGAATTGCTGAAACAGTACGCCGAAAAAGCGTAA
- a CDS encoding tellurite resistance TerB family protein, translating into MNFNNLLNQVLGTVQQKTGGGSNNKDTLMKIGGGAAAAGLISMFLKKKNTKKMVSAGSMAALGALAYHAYQSWQRNNGNSQAVLNQAAFEPVGHDAENAGRIILRTMIAAASADGLIDEQEQQLIQNESGGDPSTRQWLLAETARPATPADIAREIGNNPALASEAYLAARMVCGDLARKEIVFLSQLSQALNLDEKLVETLEKQAGF; encoded by the coding sequence ATGAATTTCAACAATCTTTTAAATCAAGTATTAGGTACCGTGCAACAGAAAACAGGCGGAGGCAGTAACAACAAAGATACTTTGATGAAGATCGGAGGCGGTGCGGCAGCGGCAGGTTTGATATCCATGTTTTTGAAAAAGAAAAATACCAAAAAAATGGTGTCGGCAGGATCTATGGCCGCTTTGGGAGCCTTAGCCTACCATGCTTATCAAAGCTGGCAGCGCAATAACGGCAACTCTCAGGCCGTTTTGAATCAGGCTGCGTTTGAGCCCGTGGGCCATGATGCGGAAAATGCAGGGCGAATTATTCTGCGCACGATGATTGCCGCTGCTTCCGCCGACGGTTTGATTGACGAGCAAGAACAACAGTTGATTCAAAATGAAAGCGGCGGCGATCCGTCGACCCGCCAATGGCTGCTTGCCGAAACCGCCCGTCCCGCGACACCGGCCGACATCGCCCGCGAAATCGGCAACAACCCTGCTTTGGCCAGTGAAGCGTATCTGGCTGCGCGTATGGTTTGCGGCGATTTGGCACGCAAAGAAATCGTGTTTTTATCCCAGCTTTCACAAGCCTTGAATCTTGATGAAAAACTGGTGGAAACGTTGGAAAAGCAGGCCGGATTCTAA